In one Arthrobacter jinronghuae genomic region, the following are encoded:
- a CDS encoding acyl-CoA dehydrogenase family protein, with product MSTTDTSQDASRNRSARRIKERVVTEQDARNATEAARDTGESRPSFAKGIYLGNYNLDLVGSLPPADLDEEARAQLFLEALTEYCRTMDGLAIERTGLIPDENLRGLADLGVFGIKIPRHYGGLGLSLLNYGRALMVLGSVHPSLGALVSAHQSIGVPEPVKVFGTEEQKEEYLPRCAAGAVTAFLLTEPDVGSDPARLRTTAIPSEDGSEYVIDGVKLWTTNGVIAELVVVMAAVPPHGNSKGGISAFVVEMSSPGITVENRNNFMGLRGIENGVTRFTNVRVPAANRLGREGQGLKIALTTLNTGRLSIPAMCAASGKWSLKIARGWSGAREQWGRPIGRHEAVAKKLAYIAATSFALEAVFELSAQLADAGTKDIRIEAALAKLWASEMAYNVADELVQVRGGRGFETADSLAARGERAVPAEQQLRDLRINRVFEGSTEIMHLFIAREAVDAHLSAAGDLAVADAPVGAKARAALKASGFYGKWLPTLATGKGNVPTSYSEFGLLARHLRYAERASRRLARSTFLGMARWQAGLEHHQVFLGRIVDIGAEIFAISASCVRALNIRREDPAEGAAAFELADAFSRQSRVRIESLFDGLWHNSDDADRQLSKGILAGRYTWQEKGVLDASEGTGPWISETARGGEPKENLHRRYR from the coding sequence CAAGACGCCCGCAACGCCACCGAAGCAGCACGCGACACCGGAGAATCCCGCCCGAGTTTCGCCAAGGGGATCTACCTCGGCAACTACAACCTGGATCTGGTCGGCTCCCTGCCGCCGGCGGACCTCGACGAAGAGGCCCGGGCCCAGCTGTTCCTGGAAGCCTTGACCGAGTACTGCCGGACCATGGACGGCCTGGCGATTGAACGCACCGGACTGATTCCGGACGAGAACCTGCGCGGACTCGCGGACCTGGGGGTGTTCGGCATCAAGATTCCCCGGCACTACGGCGGGCTCGGACTGTCCCTGCTGAACTACGGACGTGCCTTGATGGTCCTGGGCAGCGTGCACCCCAGCCTCGGGGCGCTGGTCTCGGCCCACCAGTCCATCGGCGTGCCGGAGCCGGTGAAGGTCTTCGGGACCGAGGAACAGAAGGAAGAGTACCTGCCGCGCTGCGCCGCCGGGGCGGTGACCGCCTTCCTGCTCACCGAGCCCGACGTCGGGTCCGACCCCGCGCGGCTGCGCACCACTGCCATCCCCTCCGAAGACGGCAGCGAATACGTGATTGACGGCGTCAAGCTGTGGACCACCAACGGCGTGATTGCCGAGCTGGTGGTAGTCATGGCCGCCGTTCCGCCGCACGGCAACTCAAAGGGCGGCATCAGCGCGTTCGTGGTGGAAATGTCCTCCCCCGGCATCACGGTGGAGAACCGCAACAACTTCATGGGCCTGCGCGGCATCGAGAACGGGGTCACGCGCTTCACCAATGTCCGCGTTCCGGCGGCCAACCGGCTGGGCCGCGAAGGCCAGGGCCTGAAGATTGCCCTGACCACGCTGAACACCGGCCGCCTCTCCATTCCGGCCATGTGCGCGGCCTCGGGGAAATGGTCGCTGAAGATTGCCCGCGGCTGGTCCGGCGCCCGGGAACAGTGGGGCCGGCCAATCGGCCGGCACGAGGCTGTGGCCAAGAAGCTGGCCTACATTGCGGCCACCAGCTTCGCGCTGGAGGCGGTCTTCGAACTCTCCGCCCAGCTGGCCGACGCCGGCACCAAGGACATCCGCATCGAGGCGGCGCTGGCGAAGCTCTGGGCCAGTGAAATGGCGTACAACGTGGCCGACGAGCTGGTGCAGGTGCGCGGCGGGCGCGGTTTCGAGACCGCTGATTCCCTCGCCGCCCGCGGCGAGCGCGCGGTCCCGGCGGAACAGCAGCTGCGGGACCTGCGCATCAACCGGGTGTTCGAGGGATCCACCGAGATCATGCACCTGTTCATTGCGCGGGAAGCCGTGGATGCGCACCTTTCCGCGGCCGGGGACCTGGCGGTGGCGGACGCCCCGGTGGGCGCCAAGGCACGGGCGGCACTGAAGGCCAGCGGCTTTTACGGCAAGTGGCTGCCGACGCTCGCCACCGGCAAGGGCAACGTCCCCACGTCCTACAGCGAGTTCGGCCTGCTGGCCCGGCACCTGCGCTACGCCGAGCGGGCGTCCCGCCGGCTGGCCCGCTCCACCTTCCTCGGCATGGCCCGCTGGCAGGCCGGACTGGAGCATCATCAGGTCTTCCTGGGGCGGATTGTGGACATCGGTGCGGAAATCTTCGCGATCTCGGCCTCGTGCGTCCGTGCCCTGAACATTCGGCGTGAGGATCCGGCGGAGGGCGCGGCCGCGTTCGAACTTGCGGACGCTTTCAGCCGGCAGTCCCGGGTGCGGATCGAGTCCCTGTTCGACGGCCTGTGGCACAACTCCGACGACGCCGACCGGCAGCTGTCCAAGGGCATCCTGGCCGGGCGGTACACCTGGCAGGAGAAAGGCGTGCTGGATGCGTCGGAGGGCACGGGCCCGTGGATTTCGGAGACGGCCCGCGGCGGCGAACCGAAGGAGAACCTGCACCGCCGGTACCGGTGA
- a CDS encoding TetR/AcrR family transcriptional regulator, producing MTAVRTQPDWRDFSVPALPPLLRNALDCFVEHGYHGTSIRTVATRAGLSVPGLYHHYPSKQALLVGIAESAMADLYVRSTAALAEAGEDVEDRFALLIECLVLVHAYRWEHAFIAASEIRSLEGPARDGHIAARDRQQKLLDDVVSAAVSSGRFATGYPKDASRAVTTMCTGVSQWYRAGGPLSPEELAVRYVQICRGAVGAS from the coding sequence ATGACCGCAGTCCGTACGCAGCCCGACTGGCGGGACTTTTCCGTGCCCGCCCTGCCCCCGCTGCTGCGTAATGCCCTGGACTGCTTCGTGGAGCACGGCTACCACGGAACCAGCATCCGCACCGTGGCCACCCGGGCCGGCTTGTCGGTGCCGGGGCTCTACCACCACTATCCGTCCAAGCAGGCGCTGCTGGTGGGAATAGCCGAATCCGCGATGGCGGATCTCTACGTACGGAGCACCGCCGCCCTCGCGGAGGCGGGCGAGGACGTCGAAGACCGGTTTGCCCTCCTGATCGAATGCCTTGTCCTGGTCCATGCCTACCGCTGGGAACACGCATTCATCGCGGCCAGCGAGATCCGCAGCCTGGAGGGGCCGGCCCGCGACGGGCACATAGCGGCCCGGGACCGGCAGCAGAAACTCCTCGATGACGTGGTGTCGGCAGCGGTCAGCAGCGGCCGCTTCGCCACCGGGTATCCGAAGGACGCCAGCCGGGCGGTCACCACCATGTGCACCGGAGTGTCCCAGTGGTACCGCGCCGGAGGTCCGCTCAGCCCGGAGGAACTGGCGGTGCGCTATGTGCAGATCTGCCGCGGCGCGGTGGGAGCGTCCTAG
- a CDS encoding SDR family oxidoreductase, producing the protein MTEPEKSAGRPRLEGRTAIVTGASRGIGLAIARRLVAEGAKVCITARNIGPLKEAAAEFPEGSVLAIAGKSDDPDHRTEVLDTVAQTWGRLDILVNNAGVNPVYGPLSELDPEAARRILDVNVLGTLAWVSAVCAHEALDFLGRGGSVLNLSSVSAQTPAAGIGFYGISKAAVEQLTRTLAVELAPTVRVNALAPAVVKTQFARALYEGREEKVSSTYPLKRLGTPEDVAGAAAFLASDDAAWVTGQIINLDGGLLVAGGAA; encoded by the coding sequence ATGACCGAACCGGAGAAGTCTGCGGGCAGGCCCCGCCTCGAGGGCAGGACCGCCATTGTCACCGGGGCCAGCCGCGGCATCGGCCTGGCCATTGCCCGCCGCCTGGTGGCCGAGGGGGCGAAGGTCTGCATCACTGCCCGCAACATCGGTCCGTTGAAGGAAGCCGCTGCAGAGTTCCCGGAAGGCAGCGTCCTGGCGATAGCCGGCAAGTCCGATGACCCGGACCACCGCACGGAGGTGCTGGACACCGTCGCCCAGACCTGGGGCCGGCTGGACATCCTCGTCAACAACGCCGGCGTGAACCCGGTGTACGGGCCCCTGAGCGAGCTGGACCCGGAGGCCGCCCGCCGGATCCTGGACGTCAACGTGCTGGGCACCCTCGCCTGGGTTTCGGCCGTGTGTGCGCACGAGGCACTGGATTTCCTGGGCCGCGGCGGATCGGTGCTGAACCTCTCCTCGGTCTCGGCGCAGACCCCGGCCGCCGGCATCGGCTTCTATGGCATCAGCAAGGCCGCCGTGGAGCAGCTCACCCGCACCCTCGCCGTCGAGCTGGCCCCCACCGTGCGCGTGAACGCACTCGCGCCCGCCGTCGTCAAGACGCAGTTTGCGCGCGCCCTGTATGAGGGCCGCGAAGAAAAGGTCAGCTCCACCTACCCGCTGAAGCGGCTCGGCACCCCGGAGGACGTGGCCGGTGCGGCCGCCTTCCTGGCTTCCGACGACGCCGCCTGGGTCACCGGGCAGATCATCAACCTCGACGGCGGCCTGCTCGTGGCCGGCGGCGCGGCCTGA
- a CDS encoding acyl-CoA dehydrogenase family protein has translation MSTVSLPPEIEDLRLRTREFIRGTVMPAEPRPGAVVPEALLEELRAAAKAAGVFAPHAPREYGGQGVPLAYWSPIFQEAGYSLIGPSALNCMAPDEGNMHMLHLIGSEEQKRRYLAPLVSGKARSCFGMTEPHPGAGSDPAALRSSAAKVDGGWLINGEKRFTSGANNATFCIAMVRTDAVDGAPAGATMLLVDMDTTGVRIGEQLHTMDRAIGGGHPHVHFEDVFVPDAAVLGAPGEGFRYAQVRLGPARLTHCMRWLGLARRSLDIALDRTNRREIFGSVMNELGLAQEMIAQSVIDIETSDAIITKTAALLETDAKAGSALSSVAKAHTSEAVYRVIDRSLQLCGGDGVTDRLPLASYLNEVRAFRIYDGSNETHKWAIARRASAGRRREAERGAPDLADVSRPASDAGTPAEAKA, from the coding sequence ATGAGCACTGTTTCCCTGCCTCCGGAAATCGAAGACCTCCGCCTGCGCACCCGCGAGTTCATCCGTGGCACCGTGATGCCCGCAGAACCGCGGCCGGGCGCCGTCGTTCCGGAGGCACTGCTGGAGGAACTGCGCGCCGCCGCCAAGGCCGCCGGGGTCTTCGCCCCGCATGCACCGCGCGAATACGGCGGGCAGGGGGTGCCGCTGGCGTACTGGTCCCCCATCTTCCAGGAGGCCGGTTATTCGCTGATCGGCCCCTCCGCGCTGAACTGCATGGCCCCGGATGAAGGGAACATGCACATGCTGCACCTGATCGGCAGCGAGGAGCAGAAGCGCCGCTACCTCGCCCCGCTGGTCTCCGGCAAGGCCCGCTCCTGCTTCGGCATGACCGAGCCGCACCCGGGTGCGGGTTCGGACCCCGCCGCCCTGCGCAGCAGCGCCGCGAAGGTGGACGGCGGCTGGCTGATCAACGGGGAAAAGCGCTTCACCAGCGGCGCCAACAATGCCACGTTCTGCATTGCCATGGTGCGCACCGACGCGGTGGACGGTGCGCCCGCCGGGGCCACCATGCTCTTGGTGGACATGGACACTACCGGCGTGCGGATCGGCGAGCAGCTGCACACCATGGACCGGGCAATCGGCGGCGGGCATCCGCACGTGCACTTCGAGGATGTGTTTGTGCCGGACGCCGCCGTGCTCGGCGCACCCGGCGAGGGCTTCCGCTACGCGCAGGTCCGGCTTGGTCCGGCCCGGCTGACCCACTGCATGCGCTGGCTCGGCCTGGCCCGGCGCTCCCTGGACATCGCGCTGGACCGCACCAACCGGCGCGAGATCTTCGGCTCGGTGATGAACGAACTCGGCCTGGCCCAGGAAATGATCGCGCAGTCCGTCATCGATATTGAAACCTCCGATGCCATCATCACCAAGACCGCCGCCCTGCTGGAAACCGATGCCAAGGCCGGCTCGGCGCTGTCCTCGGTGGCCAAGGCCCACACCTCGGAGGCGGTGTACCGGGTGATCGACCGGAGCCTGCAGCTGTGCGGCGGCGACGGCGTCACCGACCGGCTGCCGCTGGCCTCCTACCTCAACGAGGTCCGCGCCTTCCGCATCTATGACGGCTCCAACGAAACGCATAAATGGGCCATAGCCCGCCGCGCTTCCGCCGGCCGCCGCCGGGAAGCGGAGCGCGGCGCTCCGGATCTTGCCGATGTGTCCCGCCCGGCGTCCGACGCCGGAACCCCCGCCGAAGCGAAAGCCTGA
- a CDS encoding phosphotransferase family protein, which produces MHTTADGTEVVATRSEAEALASPPLLILDEVTAFFDAHGLGSGPLSWAQIGDGQSNITYRIRRGHDDFVLRRGPRPPLPRSTHDMVREARIQQLLRVQGVPVPEILAVCEDESVLGVPFYVMGFLDGLVITNTIPPVLSSMEERRATSAAVVDALVRIHSVDVSNGDLASFGKPEGYLQRQVARFSGLWEVNTMRNLPEVARIGSWLADNVPDSQAASVLHGDYRPGNLMFAPQSPARVIAVLDWEMSAIGDPLADLGYLTATYSEPGSVATPLELTGVTRNPGYYSREEVIEAYRQRMDLDLEALPWYQTLALWKASIFCEAIYTRWLKGERPNDRVFAPSLEAGVPQLLRAAAGFAGLAAAPL; this is translated from the coding sequence ATGCACACCACTGCCGACGGCACCGAAGTTGTAGCCACCCGTTCCGAGGCCGAGGCACTGGCCTCCCCTCCGCTGCTGATCCTGGATGAGGTCACCGCGTTCTTCGACGCGCACGGGCTGGGTTCGGGGCCACTGTCCTGGGCGCAGATCGGGGACGGGCAGTCCAACATCACCTACCGGATCCGGCGCGGACACGACGACTTTGTGCTGCGCCGCGGCCCGCGCCCGCCGCTGCCCCGCTCCACCCATGACATGGTCCGCGAGGCCCGGATCCAGCAGCTGCTGCGCGTGCAGGGTGTGCCGGTGCCGGAAATCCTGGCGGTGTGCGAAGACGAGTCGGTGCTCGGGGTGCCGTTCTACGTGATGGGTTTCCTTGACGGGCTGGTCATCACCAACACCATCCCGCCCGTGCTGTCCTCAATGGAGGAACGCCGGGCCACCAGCGCCGCCGTCGTCGACGCCCTGGTCCGCATCCACTCCGTGGATGTCAGCAACGGGGACCTGGCCTCCTTCGGCAAGCCGGAGGGGTACCTGCAGCGCCAGGTGGCCAGGTTCTCCGGGCTGTGGGAGGTCAACACCATGCGCAACCTTCCCGAGGTGGCCCGGATCGGCAGCTGGCTGGCGGACAACGTGCCGGACAGCCAGGCCGCCTCGGTGCTGCACGGGGATTACCGGCCCGGGAACCTGATGTTCGCCCCGCAGTCCCCCGCCCGGGTGATTGCCGTCCTGGACTGGGAAATGTCCGCCATCGGCGACCCGCTGGCGGATCTGGGCTACCTCACCGCCACCTACTCCGAACCCGGCAGCGTCGCTACGCCGCTGGAGCTGACCGGAGTGACCCGCAACCCGGGCTATTACTCCCGGGAGGAAGTCATTGAGGCGTACCGGCAGCGGATGGACCTGGATCTGGAAGCGCTGCCCTGGTACCAGACCCTGGCCCTGTGGAAGGCATCCATTTTCTGCGAGGCCATCTACACCCGCTGGCTCAAGGGCGAGCGCCCCAATGACCGGGTGTTCGCCCCGTCGCTGGAGGCCGGCGTGCCGCAGCTGCTGCGGGCCGCCGCCGGGTTCGCCGGACTGGCAGCGGCACCGCTGTAG
- a CDS encoding NAD(P)-dependent alcohol dehydrogenase: MKALQYRAIGQPPEVVEIDTPEPGPGQVRLKVTAAGVCHSDEFIMSLPEEEYIYGLPLTLGHEGAGVVDRVGDGVQYIEEGASMAVYGPWGCGLCYECSSGRENYCRNAAKFGIVPPGLGAPGAMAEYLIVDSPRHLLPLGDLDPVQNVSLTDAGLTPYHAIKGSLEKLPSGATAVVIGVGGLGHVAVQILRAMTAATVVALDIDEAKLNLATDVGAHYTFPSEPGAVDMVRDLTGGRGVDAVFDFVTNQATLDLGQAMVGSQGDQVLVGVGAGTLPVGLGATAAWETSIRAPYWGSRSELFEVLDLARGEGINVHTEVFSLDEAPAAYEKLKNNQLLGRAVVVP; the protein is encoded by the coding sequence ATGAAGGCCCTTCAATACCGCGCCATCGGCCAGCCGCCCGAAGTGGTGGAGATCGATACCCCCGAGCCCGGCCCCGGGCAGGTCCGGCTGAAGGTGACCGCCGCCGGGGTCTGCCACTCCGACGAATTCATCATGAGCCTCCCCGAGGAGGAGTACATCTACGGCCTGCCCCTGACCTTGGGGCACGAGGGTGCCGGCGTGGTGGACCGGGTGGGCGACGGCGTGCAGTACATCGAGGAGGGCGCGTCCATGGCCGTCTACGGGCCGTGGGGCTGCGGGCTTTGCTATGAGTGTTCCAGCGGGCGGGAAAACTACTGCCGCAACGCCGCGAAATTCGGCATTGTTCCGCCCGGGCTCGGTGCGCCGGGGGCCATGGCCGAATACCTGATTGTGGACAGCCCCCGGCATCTGCTCCCGCTCGGGGACCTGGATCCGGTGCAGAACGTGTCCCTGACCGATGCCGGGCTCACCCCGTACCACGCGATCAAAGGCTCGCTGGAGAAGCTGCCCTCCGGTGCGACCGCCGTCGTCATCGGCGTGGGCGGGCTGGGGCACGTGGCCGTGCAGATCCTGCGGGCCATGACCGCGGCCACCGTGGTGGCGCTGGACATTGACGAGGCGAAACTGAACCTCGCCACCGATGTCGGCGCGCACTACACCTTCCCGTCCGAGCCCGGCGCGGTGGATATGGTCCGGGACCTGACCGGCGGGCGGGGCGTGGACGCCGTCTTCGACTTCGTGACCAACCAGGCCACGCTGGACCTGGGCCAGGCGATGGTGGGATCACAGGGCGACCAGGTGCTGGTGGGCGTAGGCGCCGGCACCCTGCCGGTGGGGCTGGGCGCCACCGCGGCGTGGGAAACCTCCATCCGTGCCCCGTACTGGGGCTCCCGGTCGGAGCTGTTCGAGGTGCTGGACCTCGCGCGGGGCGAAGGCATCAACGTGCATACCGAGGTGTTCAGCCTGGACGAAGCGCCGGCGGCCTACGAAAAGCTGAAGAACAACCAGCTCCTCGGCCGCGCCGTCGTCGTGCCGTAA
- a CDS encoding DUF5956 family protein → MPGSWNEVRILPPAAEPDAYTQLPLTGWFLMMGWAARAQYAYRRPGTLYETLPTQELFAPEDEERVYQMTNDYLALVGIPPVPRGYVWFLARPAGIASDEALWRRLNEMIDEVGGIPHFDGPAYVTGAYPVIAEAVRRLY, encoded by the coding sequence ATGCCCGGCAGCTGGAATGAGGTTCGGATCCTGCCGCCGGCAGCCGAGCCGGACGCCTATACCCAGCTGCCGTTGACGGGCTGGTTCCTCATGATGGGATGGGCGGCGCGGGCGCAATACGCCTACCGCCGGCCCGGCACACTGTATGAAACCCTGCCGACTCAGGAGCTGTTCGCCCCCGAGGACGAGGAACGGGTTTACCAAATGACCAACGACTACCTGGCGCTGGTCGGCATTCCGCCTGTTCCGCGGGGATACGTCTGGTTCCTGGCCCGGCCCGCAGGGATCGCTTCCGATGAAGCCCTGTGGCGGCGGCTGAACGAAATGATCGATGAGGTGGGAGGCATACCCCACTTCGACGGCCCGGCCTATGTGACGGGGGCCTATCCGGTCATCGCGGAAGCGGTACGGCGGCTCTACTGA
- a CDS encoding MFS transporter small subunit, producing MTKAKLTVSWLLVGIPLAYGVFQTLTRAAALFG from the coding sequence ATGACCAAGGCAAAGTTGACGGTGAGCTGGCTGCTGGTGGGGATCCCCCTGGCCTACGGGGTATTCCAGACCCTGACCCGGGCCGCGGCGCTCTTCGGCTGA
- a CDS encoding OFA family MFS transporter, with protein sequence MSWLDRDRTIAPPGFNRWLIPPAALAVHLCIGQVYATSVYKTALVEYFGASLTQIGIIFSIAIVMLGLSAAVMGTWVDANGPRKAMFVSAIFWVSGFLIGAVGIFTGQLWLLYLGYGFIGGIGLGIGYISPVSTLIKWFPDRPGLATGMAIMGFGGGALIASPLSSALLTFFDPESGTPGWVASGDAVGKLFLTLGALYLVYMLYGAWSIRVPAADWKPEGFDPSTVASKSLVTTNHVSAANAIKTRQFWLVWIVLFCNVTAGIGILEQAAPMIQDFFRQPDGASLVTAAVAGGFVGLLSIGNMGGRFVWSATSDVIGRKRIYMLYLGAGAVMYVLLSFFGDTSTILYVALAFVILSFYGGGFATVPAYLRDLFGTFQVGAIHGRLLTAWSAAGIAGPLIVNSFLDAQGTPGELTAAAYYPALLTMVGLLVVGFIANLLVTPVASRYHEPQKPAQADPAQAATQDGER encoded by the coding sequence ATGAGCTGGCTGGACCGCGACCGAACCATCGCCCCACCCGGATTCAACCGGTGGCTGATCCCGCCGGCTGCGCTGGCCGTGCACCTGTGCATCGGACAGGTCTACGCCACCAGCGTCTATAAGACGGCGCTCGTGGAATACTTCGGCGCGAGCCTCACCCAGATCGGCATCATCTTCTCCATCGCCATCGTGATGCTTGGACTGTCCGCCGCCGTAATGGGCACTTGGGTGGATGCCAACGGGCCCCGCAAGGCCATGTTCGTTTCCGCCATATTCTGGGTGAGCGGCTTCCTGATCGGAGCCGTGGGCATCTTCACCGGGCAGCTCTGGCTGCTGTACCTGGGCTACGGCTTCATCGGCGGCATCGGCCTGGGCATCGGCTACATTTCCCCGGTCTCCACCCTGATCAAATGGTTCCCCGACCGGCCCGGCCTCGCCACGGGCATGGCCATCATGGGCTTCGGCGGCGGCGCGCTGATCGCCAGTCCGCTCTCCTCGGCCCTGCTGACGTTCTTCGACCCTGAATCCGGCACGCCAGGCTGGGTGGCCAGCGGCGACGCCGTGGGCAAGCTGTTCCTCACCCTGGGCGCTCTCTACCTGGTGTACATGCTCTACGGCGCCTGGAGCATCCGGGTGCCGGCGGCGGACTGGAAGCCCGAGGGCTTCGACCCCTCCACCGTTGCCTCCAAGTCCCTGGTCACCACCAATCACGTCTCCGCCGCCAACGCCATCAAAACCCGGCAGTTCTGGCTCGTCTGGATTGTGCTCTTCTGCAACGTCACCGCAGGCATCGGCATCCTGGAACAGGCAGCGCCCATGATCCAGGACTTCTTCCGCCAGCCCGACGGCGCCTCGCTGGTGACAGCCGCCGTCGCCGGCGGATTCGTCGGCCTGCTTTCGATCGGCAACATGGGCGGGCGCTTTGTCTGGTCGGCCACCTCGGACGTGATCGGACGCAAGCGCATCTACATGCTCTACCTCGGTGCCGGCGCCGTCATGTACGTCCTGTTGTCCTTCTTCGGAGACACGTCCACCATCCTCTATGTGGCCCTGGCGTTCGTGATCCTGTCCTTTTACGGCGGCGGGTTTGCCACCGTTCCCGCCTACCTGCGTGACCTCTTCGGCACCTTCCAGGTCGGTGCCATCCACGGCCGGCTCCTCACGGCCTGGTCTGCTGCGGGCATTGCCGGTCCGCTGATCGTCAACTCCTTCCTGGACGCGCAGGGCACCCCCGGGGAGCTCACGGCGGCCGCGTACTATCCCGCCTTGCTGACCATGGTGGGACTGCTGGTGGTGGGCTTCATCGCCAATCTGCTGGTGACGCCGGTGGCGTCCCGCTATCACGAACCGCAGAAGCCCGCGCAGGCGGACCCGGCGCAGGCCGCTACCCAGGACGGAGAACGCTGA
- a CDS encoding IclR family transcriptional regulator codes for MAERAAGSGVQSVERVFELLELIADAGGAVTLSELAASTSLPLPTIHRLLRTLVGRGYARQLPNRRYALGPKLIRLGEGANLQLGALAMPQLKGLADDLGETSNMAVLDADMVVYVAQVPSRHSMRMFTEVGRRVHTHDTGVGKAILAQLPEEQVRSIVGRAGMPTPTGHSLGSVDALLADLDGIRERGYSVDEQEQELGVRCFAMAVPNAPTPSAVSVSGPVSRVDEAFADRAVPLLREAVERISAELNR; via the coding sequence ATGGCTGAACGGGCCGCCGGATCCGGCGTGCAGTCGGTGGAACGGGTCTTTGAGCTGCTGGAGCTGATTGCCGACGCCGGCGGGGCTGTGACGCTGAGCGAACTTGCCGCCTCCACCTCCCTGCCCCTGCCCACCATCCACCGGCTGCTGCGCACCCTCGTGGGCCGGGGCTACGCCCGGCAGCTGCCCAACCGGCGTTACGCCCTCGGGCCGAAGCTGATCCGGCTCGGGGAAGGCGCCAACCTGCAGCTCGGCGCGCTGGCCATGCCGCAGCTGAAGGGCCTTGCGGATGATCTGGGGGAGACCTCCAATATGGCAGTGCTCGACGCCGACATGGTGGTCTACGTTGCCCAGGTTCCCTCGCGGCATTCCATGCGGATGTTCACGGAAGTCGGCCGCCGGGTGCATACGCACGACACCGGCGTCGGCAAGGCGATCCTGGCGCAGCTGCCGGAGGAACAGGTCCGCAGCATCGTGGGCAGGGCGGGAATGCCCACCCCCACCGGGCACAGCCTGGGCAGCGTCGATGCGCTCCTGGCTGATCTGGATGGCATCCGGGAACGCGGCTACTCCGTGGACGAGCAGGAACAGGAACTCGGGGTGCGCTGCTTCGCCATGGCCGTTCCCAACGCACCCACGCCGTCGGCGGTTTCCGTCTCGGGGCCGGTCTCGCGCGTGGATGAAGCCTTCGCGGACCGTGCGGTGCCGCTGCTGCGCGAAGCCGTGGAACGGATCTCCGCCGAGCTGAACCGCTAG
- a CDS encoding dihydrofolate reductase family protein yields MKLTVNTFLTLNGVMQAPGSREEDPSGGFTGGGWLTPLADPDLEQIVSEWYGMADALLLGRNTYDMMQPYWEAANQPGDVIATALNSLPKYLVSATMPPVPWHNTLLLEGELISSVERLKSRRSGELQVHGSYQLVQALAAAGLVDAYRLLIFPVVVAQGKRLFEDIRETASYSVSQPQTTRSGAVCVTLHPAGLPAETGSGSGPGISV; encoded by the coding sequence GTGAAGCTGACGGTCAACACTTTTCTGACGTTGAACGGCGTGATGCAGGCCCCGGGCAGCAGGGAGGAAGACCCGTCCGGCGGGTTCACCGGCGGCGGGTGGCTGACGCCGCTTGCTGACCCTGACCTGGAGCAGATTGTCTCCGAGTGGTACGGCATGGCCGATGCACTGCTGCTGGGGCGCAACACGTACGACATGATGCAGCCCTACTGGGAGGCCGCGAACCAACCCGGGGACGTCATTGCCACAGCCTTGAACAGCCTGCCGAAGTATCTGGTCTCCGCGACAATGCCGCCGGTGCCCTGGCACAACACGCTCCTGCTCGAAGGGGAGCTGATCTCCAGCGTGGAACGGCTGAAGTCCCGGCGCAGCGGCGAACTCCAGGTGCACGGCAGTTATCAGCTGGTCCAGGCGCTGGCTGCGGCCGGGCTGGTGGACGCGTACCGGCTGCTGATTTTCCCGGTGGTGGTGGCCCAGGGCAAGCGGCTCTTCGAAGACATCCGCGAGACGGCCTCCTACAGCGTCTCGCAGCCGCAGACCACGCGGTCCGGCGCTGTCTGCGTGACGCTGCACCCAGCCGGGCTGCCGGCCGAAACCGGTTCCGGAAGCGGACCCGGGATCTCCGTTTGA
- a CDS encoding acyl-CoA thioesterase, with protein MHLILRTILTLFRARRRPKLGFFETSSVPMKVLVTDIDFAMHLNNGMYFSLMDLGRFDLLVRSGVWDIMKKRGWSPVANNETISFRKSLQLHQQYSIETRVIGFDERAIYIEQRMVADGEIYASAVICTRLVSKNGPVSNEEIFEAVGAVPPSDLELPEWISEWRAAVALPSTRRPAPHTWA; from the coding sequence ATGCACCTCATTCTGCGCACCATCCTGACCCTGTTCCGCGCCCGACGCCGGCCCAAGCTGGGCTTCTTCGAGACCTCCTCGGTACCCATGAAGGTCCTGGTCACGGACATCGACTTTGCGATGCACCTGAACAACGGCATGTACTTCTCGCTGATGGACCTGGGCCGCTTTGACCTGCTGGTCCGCAGCGGCGTCTGGGACATCATGAAGAAGCGCGGCTGGAGCCCGGTGGCGAACAACGAAACCATCAGCTTCCGCAAATCCCTGCAGCTGCACCAGCAGTACAGCATTGAAACCCGGGTCATCGGGTTCGATGAGCGGGCCATCTACATCGAGCAGCGCATGGTGGCGGACGGAGAGATCTACGCCAGCGCCGTCATCTGCACCCGCCTGGTATCCAAGAACGGACCGGTGAGCAACGAGGAGATCTTCGAGGCCGTGGGCGCCGTTCCGCCGTCGGACCTGGAACTGCCGGAGTGGATCAGCGAGTGGCGTGCCGCCGTCGCCCTGCCGAGCACCCGCCGCCCCGCTCCGCACACCTGGGCCTAA